AGTTGTTAAATAGTGGGCTGACCCATATtagtttatattaataattatactattattaaatataattggAAAAAATTGATCTATTATTTTACTAAACAAAGTGACGCTATTTTTGTATCCAAATACAGTGCATAATCCAATATTTATTAACTCACGGTACGTATAAATATGTGGATACAATTGTTTTATTAGttaataaatattactattatacttattatttaatttaatttaagttattgACAATTTGTCATGGATTagtgtgtaatttaaataaaatactatgtattattgaaaaatataaaaagttagtggttGAGAaacatttttttggattttagtttagtgtaaatgtagAGTAAAATCAATACATAGTTTGACatttacattaaaataaatttaaatttagtttaaTTATTGGAAATGCTGTCAGGcttaaaaaatcattttatatagATGTATGGAGAGATCTGAACCAACATATTTGAAATTAATCTATGCTAATAACATCCACTAATCTGTCAATAATTATGACTAGATTTGATACACCAAGAAAAAGCCTCTCAACTTTATTCCAGAATCAACCACTCAAATTTATCCTACCAACTTTAACAACTAATCTACTAATCATTGATCCTAAttcgtttcaatttttttttatttctgaaTATCATCGCCAGTAACAAAATCACACTTCAACTTCAACTGCAACATTCATTCCCATTCTCgacaatataaaaataataaatgcaAACAAACACTCAGATCTAGAAAAATGAAAAGCAAACGAAAGCAAGCACTAATTGAACAATTCATcgcaaaaatgaaaaaaaaaattgaggatCGAATGCAGTGAGTAGCTCATCTCCTGCATCTGGTGATGGCGGAGCAGCCTCTGGTGTAGGGATGGACGGGGCCGCGGGCTCTGAAGCAGTTGTGAGTGTAGTAGGATCTGCCCGACCGCGGCGGGCAGGGCACTCGATTCGCCGATAGCGCGCCATAGGAAATGTAGTACCTCTTCGCGTGCCAGTACAGAGATCTACGCTCTCCGGTTTCTTCTTCCTCCACCTCGAACTCCAACGGCGTTTCCAGCTGAAATTCTAGGGTTTCGTTCCTCAATTGGAGGCCGCCGTCCTCCTCCACCATTGCGGAGGACAGAGTGAAGAGCAGAGCAAGGATTGGAATTAAGAGTAGCTTTGATTCCATCGCAATGTGTGTGTGGAATCAGTGGTAGTGGTAAtggtgaagagagagagagattgagaatgaaatggGGAGAGGAGTCACATGGAAGAAGTAAATAATGCGCCGACGGTATCTGCTGTACTTGGTTTTTTCCTTGATTACCGCTTTTTCtgtcctttttttttttaagttttgggagtttaattaattcaatatgaattaaaattttgaaagattAAATCATGTTAAATTTTTTGATCAAAATGATCGAATTTATGGGCCGAAAAAATGTTGTTGAAATCTATTTATTGATTGCAGCTCGAACTattgagaagtttttgttttgtCGTGTTAGCTTTTAATTCAATTGTTTTATAATGTCGAACTATAATCCATATAACaagttttaacaaaaaatacatTCCCAAATCTTTCAATTCGAACTCGTGCAAAGAACAATTAGTAATATCTAATGCACAAGAAATTGAAAGAAAAGAGATCTTAATTGAAGGTTTTATGGATGTATCGATTTACAATAATGCAAAGAATATATTAGTAGtgcaatttaaatttaataatctaAAAAAATGTTACGTGCAAGCAATGAAGCATCTCCTTAATAATATTGACAGCTCATAAATCTTGTGGCTTTTAGATTTGAATTGGCCGGGTTGTcacaaaattgaaattataattaattttataaattttaaagatTAAAACTTaatttactagtattatttctcatttgtttgagttacaaagaaaataaaaatggagcTTTGAGTTTTTATCAGTTCGGAGAATTGGTGTTATTAATAATAGTTTGTAAAATATGTTAATCAaagtaaatatataaaataaaattggtatAAAACGAGAGGGTACTCACCAATTTCAAATAAGAATTCAAAAACGGTAGTTTTCATTTAATGTACCTATGCTTTGCTACTTGTTAGCATCTTCACTTAATGAAGGCCAACAAAAAGACACAAGTGGCATCTTTAAATTTAGAGTAGAAAAACACAGAAATTTCAAGCAGAAAAAGTTAATGGTAATGCAAAATCGAGATGTTGCTTATTTATTACATTAGCTAACCAAACCACATCTTATTTACTTCATCAACAAAATCACATCTTATAGACAAATATATGACATGTTTAAGGGTTAATATTAGTAGATGtcttagggcacccgcaatggggcgcccgatggcacggccgatggcgtccatcgtcctcgggcgcggatgATGCCCACATTGTGGGTGcctgccatcgtccgcgccctacgtcgcgacgatggcctatcgtccgcgccatcatcCGCgtcattgtgggctcggcggacgataggccatcgtctgtgacatcgggcgccccattgcgggataGGCGGatgatggtcgcggacgatggcacgcgttttttatttttgtataaatacccctacctCACCTTCATTTGAAACGTTtcatatcggaggacccgatattcacgaacaaccagaggcaagTGGCGTATTGGGAGCGCATTGTCGAGCGCTACAATGCGGTGAAGCCGCCGAGCGCATACAAGCCCCAAcaggagcagctccgcaagcactgggacgAGGTGAAGAAGTAAATCAACCTGTTCtcgtcggagtacgagaagtgcgcgagggagcaggggagcggcgagagcttgagcgacgtgcgctccAAAGCGCTGTTGTCAtaccagtccctgtacggcgagttcaagcacgaggccatctgggcgctcttgag
The sequence above is drawn from the Salvia splendens isolate huo1 unplaced genomic scaffold, SspV2 ctg1054, whole genome shotgun sequence genome and encodes:
- the LOC121788477 gene encoding protein RALF-like 34, with the protein product MESKLLLIPILALLFTLSSAMVEEDGGLQLRNETLEFQLETPLEFEVEEEETGERRSLYWHAKRYYISYGALSANRVPCPPRSGRSYYTHNCFRARGPVHPYTRGCSAITRCRR